The stretch of DNA ACTAGTGAAACCTATTAAACAAGAAATTTAGTTAGTGATTTGGTATTAGTTACCCAATAGCTAAACTTGGTGAGTTCAACTAATTACTCATGTATATAAAATGCTAAAGCATGTATCGAAGTACGAAATCCTAAATAATGGAGACTGGACCAACTGGGAGTAGGCCTCCTTTTAGAATTGAGCACACTGAATTCAAATGGCATAAAACATATTTACTAACCTTTATCAATACAACAATGATAACGGGGCAACAACTGACATAGGAGATTCAAAAGGTGATCTCGAAACTTCTTGGTGACCAATGGGTGGGGGAGCTTCAACAAAAGACTCGCTTGTGATGGGGTGGTGTGTGAAGCGACTAAACTGGTGCAACAACACAGATGGAGCAGAAATCCAATGTAGTAACAGCGGTCCAACAGAGCTTGGTGTTGAACAAAGCATTGTAGAGGCGGTGGGGCTCGTGGGTAGCGACAAAAAGCTTAGACCAAACAGTTTCGTGAAGTACGATAGCAAAAGGATGAGGACAACAATGTTCACGAAAAGCAAAAAAGGGTTTCACACCAGGGTAAATAAGGAATATTAGATCGGTtgtttttttaaccaatttaattCGTAATTATTAGATTAGTTTGTTATACAACCAATCTAATATTTACGTATTAGGTcggttaaaataaaatttgatctaATATACATtctagtatttacaaaattatcacCACATTTTTTACTACATCAGTTCTCTCTCAATAGATTTAATAGTATGTTCtagtatctattttttttcaccAGTGAGTTAAGTAGAATTCTTTCTTAATTATATGAAGTCTTGATCCAAATAGTAGATAAATGAAAAGCAATTTTACTTTCTATAAACACTAGTGCGGGAAGGACTTTTGGTAGcgattatttttgtcattttgtcGTCGATTCTAGAACCAAGGCATATTATGACAAGGCCAAAAAATGTTAGCTTTTTGCCTCGGTCTCAACCGAAGCAGAAACCCCATATCCTGCCTCAGTTCTGTtgagaaccgaggccatatgcgCATCTCTCCATTTTCAACCTTCCATCTTCTCCACCAGAAACCCTAGGTAGCCACCATGGTTCCACCACAATTCCGTCAATCATCGTCACGTCTGAAACTCCCCACCCAAGATCCGTAACCACTATAATCTTCTTTATCATCGTAAGAGTAATTCATGAATCGCGCCACCACCATGGAACCTCCATGTTCTTCATACACGAAAACGTGAACACCACACTTgcataaacacaaaaaaaaaaaatcaaccatcTGCAACATATCACAAACACTAAATCGCGCCTCCTTCCCCAAAATGGAAAACCACCTCCACTGCAACGACAAGTTTCTTCACGATGCCGCCACCTACACGTCCCGCTGCCACCAACGACAGATCTCCATCCACACACAACACCAATCTATCACACACCTACAACACAACGAACTCACACCTACTTTGCGAGTCCCAAATCACACTTCGCCAAGCCAGAACACGAATGAGCCAAACGTCGAGTACTCGCGAGTGGCCGGAGCGTAATAGTAGCAACAACAGCAGCAAAGGTGGGTggttgagagagagagaatgcgcacatgaggaagaagaagaaaaaaagtgattcGTGATTTTTGAACCCTAAGAAACCTATTGGCctcaattcaatttttaaccgaggTAGAAAATAGTTTTTGGCATCGGTTTAATTTTTAACCGAGACAGAAAAGATTTTTTGGCACTAGTTCAATTCCACCTAAGGCCAAATATCATTGCCCCAGTGGCATTTTTGAATTATTAGCCAACTTTTAGGCTTCGAGTCTTCAAAATCAAGACATATAAGACTTTTTGGCACTGGTTTTTTGAGAACTGAAATAGAAAGACGTTTTTTGCTTCGAATATATGCTAAATTGAgacataaaagttaaaaaaaattacaaaaatgtcactgcaccattttatgcttcggttaaaTGATAACTGAGACCTATAACACTAGTTAAAATGACAAAACTGCACTAGTAAAAAATGAttagagtttagggtttaggtttagccCTTAAGTAAGAAGATTACTACTTAAGTAAGAAGATCTATCTTTAACCTTGAAACCTCAAAGTCGGGATTCAAAACTATGCCAAATTGATTCAAAACACATCAAAATATCATGTCAGTCACACTACACACATACATGTACTATTTCCTCAAGCTACATAACATGAAAAGTATATCATATTACACACATCACACAATGCCAAATTGATTCAAAACACATCAAAAGATCATATCAGTCACACTACACACATACATGTACTATTTCCTCAAGCTACATAACATGAAAAGTATATCATATTACACACATCACACAGTGAGGAGATGACGAAGAAAAGACAGGTTGAAATAATTATGCtgatttgttttgaaaatgggATCATCATTCACCTTCTTAGGATACCATACTCAGTCATTTAGCCTTACCGACAAGAACATTGCTGAGGACTTTGCAGAATGCCAATTGATTTCAATAATTCAATGAAACAACAAAGTAATGGACATGAAACAAGACAAACTCTATGACCCAGTTTTCCTTTTAATCTGAACCAATTAGGTTGGAAGCCACTACATATACCCGTGTCAACttgtcatttaattttattatcccTTTTCCTCTTCTGATTCTTTTTCTTCcacttttctctttctcttcttaaaGTAATCTTATCTTAATTAACATCAACTACTTTCTACTCTCATATGTTTTAGTAGTTTTGGTTCAAAGCAAACCAAGAGATCCATCCATTAAAAAATCCTTACCAGGAAAATTTGTTATATTCTCTTGTTCATGAATAATGCTCTCAAATTCTAAATCACATAAGCCCTTTTATTGCAGAATTCTTTACACTTTACattcaaaagataatttaacGAGAATAAGATTAAGGTAAATTTTCAACTAAACATGTTTAACCTCTAAATAAGAAACCCCCATCCCAAAAAGTTAATTTCCTTTGTAATCACATGTCACATGAGCCAAAACTGCCCTTTTCAGAgctgaataaaaacaaaagctAGAAGTTTGTGATTTTGAAAGTAAATGTACACCACTAATATTTTACTGGtgtaacaacttttttttttcttgcagtAAAATTAACCACAATGCCATCTTGTGACCCTAGCTTGTTTGGTTAGGGCACCTCCTTGGAAGTTTCTCCTGCTCTTTCTGGTCCTCAATTTAGATTTTCTAGATTCTCAATCAGTGGCTTCTATTTGCCAATTCACTGCAAGATCTCGTAAAAAACAACCATCATTAATAAGATCATTAATAAGCAAGAATGGTGACAAACAAGGGTaagtgagagaaaaaaataaaatctaagttATTAGTTACCCTACTTAGTTGCCAAACAATTTTCTTCTTAAATGTTTGTTGATGACTTTTGATAGTTATATctcttcttttaaaaaaatatggaaaagaTCATAAGTTTAAATCTCTAGGATAAAAACTAAGAACTAAgatttactaataaaaaaaaagttccgGTCTTTTAACAACCACTAAGCAAAGGAACCATGGTTTTCAGAAGCATACAAAAACATCCAACTGTAACATTATCACCCTCTCTTCCACTCAATCAGATATGCACATGATGAGGCCTCAGAATTTGCCTTTAAATTGGTCCACCTCTCTTCTCTTTCCCACTGTGATATTCACTCTCAAACCAAACCACACTCTGCAAAAGTGTTTCTCATTCCAAACCCTGCAATGGCTTCCAACAAGCTTATTGCCACCATCATGCTGCTCTCTCTCCTTGCCTACACCACTTCAACCCATGCATGTGGCACATGCCATCCCCAATCTCCTCCTCCTCCATCAGGGAAGTGCCCTAAGGACACCCTAAAGCTAGGGGTTTGTGCTGACATCCTAGGACTTGTTAACGTTGTTGTTGGCTCACCTGTCTCCAGCAAGTGTTGTGCATTGCTCCAGGGTTTGGCTGATCTAGAGGCTGCACTTTGCCTCTGCACTGCCATCAAAGCCAATGTGCTTGGAATCAACCTGAATGTTCCTATCACACTCAGTGTGCTCCTCAGTGCATGCCAAAAAACTGTTCCTTCTGGTTTCCAATGTGCATAGGTTCATCTCGTCACTTGTGTCCTCAAACTGTTGTCTTGTTTTTACagttcttctttttctgcaatgTGTGGTTTTAATAATTTGGCAAAGACATGTTTGTGTGTCTTAGTAAGTAATATTTCGTCTTTTCTGGTATATTTGGGGAACTTTGCAAGTTTTGTTTTTGGGGTATGTTGGAAGGGTTAGATTTGTTAAACCAGATCTTAATGACCAATATGCAGAATTTATTGTACTTCTTCATAATCAATCAAGTGTGTATTATCAATTTATGTAAGTTCATCACTGTCTCTTATTTTTCTCTAATTTGCTGTTATTTATTATtctgtcatttttcttcttacaCGAGAAATCAAATCACTTTCTGCTAATTCTTTATCTTATTAGAGAAATgcttgaaaaaaaatgaaaaggaaacaAGGTTtgatttaaaaagtataatattttgctataaatatattcttaacaaaaaaaaaaattgttatttttttaaccttagGCTAATGATTAGCCAAACAGTTCTGCACCTTTTCCTCCTGTCTGCTGAAAAGAGTAGTGCTTACATGCAGCAGGATTCTTTTCAGATGTtgacaatttttgtttaattttttctccAGAGCATCTTAGTACGCATATAACTATGTGcccagagaaaaaaataaaaataaaacaggtttatttccaaaatatgttttttatcgtCATAATTTTGACAACAAATAGATGAAAAATAAGGAGAGAAATATGTGATCAAATAAAGATACGTGGGGAAGAACTAAAATGCATTATGAACAAGTATTCTTAAATAACAttattctatatattatatatattatatatttgatgtatATTGCTTAAATAGATTAACTATACCAATCTTATAGTTGTAAAACTGGTTGTAAATTGTGATCAAGAACTCGGATTTTGGTTATTTTGGGTATGAAATAGACTATACTACGATgatgaatattattttgtttgttttataaaGGTTTCGAACATCCACCATAAATAATCCATGGGTTAAAAAAAGAGTgttcataaataatttagtttgaCTTGTAGAAACTCAATcttgaaaataaatgaattgGACCATCAAAATAAATGTGTCAGCATAATAGTTTGGTCTATATACAGTCCTATGGATTAGTGATTTGGCACGTGAatctagaaaaatataaaagctaaataaataaacgaattataaaaaatgacaaTTAATAAATGTCAAATAGCTAGTATGTCCTATTAAATAATcaccaaatattaaatataattataggaattaattattcctcaatttcattttaaatgtgattttaaaatgagaaaaattagATTAgtgtatatttaaattaatattaaaatgaagttCTAAATTGAAAGTAAATGAAATGgagagaatagaaaagaagaatgaTTTAAATTATCTAATGAAATTACAAGAtctagaattataaaattaaaaaaaatataaaagaaaatataagatggcgaaaaaaagataatacaatattcttatttttaaattatattataactaaTCATATACAACAACaagatgataaaatatatagatataaatatgtttattgtactccctagagatgacaaataaattcattttgtgGTTATTGTCTAAATCCGTCTCCGGTTTGGCAAGGAATCCCTGCATATGGGGAATCTCTGAATTTTTCAAGTGGGTATGGTGATGGGTATGAAGATGTACATATTCTCGCCATAGTATATGTCCCCGCTATATATCCGTCCcaattcaaattattaaatattcacaattaattaagttaccatatatatatatatatatatatatatatatatatactttttattttttatttcttctaattatttgatttatcatgaaactcattcgcatctccgatatatttttcatcttatcataacttttatgtaattatgttaaaatgatgtatgtcaattaaacatttttatgtctcacatttgaatatttctattattttttaatatttttatttattgtatattttcctttaactgattaatagcataaatctttcatttactggataatataaaaaaaaattctttacttattattaatttttgtttcatttgaaaattttttttgtttaattaaaatatttttcgttatttctcaaccattgagtatatatgttgatatttgaaaagttttcttagatctttaatgtatttttcattttatcatatccttaattagacatttatttttctttgtgcgatttctttcaatagtctctcaaattgtttctaagacacacatttaatcatttttttatatttttatttgttgtttattttcatcatgtagaatactatttcaatatattttatctaattattttttattttctaactcattatcaatcatactgtaatttttcactataattgtataaataacttttatttactacaatataaaaattgaatgtaattgccatgaatatatttttatcaccatccaaaatatattggagttcaaaggATACAAGatctttgttaaaattttattattatatttattaccGCCCACACACCTCTTTAAAGggcaagaaaaaagaaaaagagaaggtaGTTGTAATGTCCATGATGAGAGGATGAGATTgataatgaagaagaaatattgTAACATTTTGAAGATACAACCATCTAAgcttctttcatcttttgatttatattttccaattttcattatttcttttatcataaaaaaatatttgtgcacATTTCTTTAGTGTCTAGTCGTTTGCGTCGcgtgacacatttttaaaattcctttttctttcttctaaaaaatatgtaaagatcttaaaataaaaaatagttttctttgtttactttctAACAATCATATGGTTGCTCACGTCGCATCGTAATGACATCCAAATTCACtttcaaataaacaaaaagtaaaaaattataaaagattaaaaaaattaaagattaaaaaaaattattttcagtaTCTGTTTGGTTCCTCGCGTCGCGTGACACcagttttcaaataattaaaaataccaaaaaacataaaaaggttttcaaaattataaaaaaataaaaaaggtcaAATCAACAATTGTTAAAAGATTCTAAAAAACTACGTAACCctaccctgattctccattgtgaatgaagatacgtaggagcgaggattaatccttgtcgggccaaaaaaatcaaaaaattattttttttcttttgtaaattcatttattatcatttttgggaaaataaatattttaaaaaatcagatTCTTTTGCacgtttaattaaaggtatcgtcCTAGTACGAACATTgaggggtgctaataccttccccatgcgtaaccgactcccagacccaaaatttggatttttagtcgaccttgtcttatctttttTGATTTTTCcgtagttttccagaataaactatggtggtaactccaaactctgtttttacaaattttatttttggttcgtcatcccgtcgcgatttaaaaaattgaagtaaacaaacatttaaaatatattttaatttgaatatttgttttccttttatatgttttcaaaaatatttttaaattttatcatgaaattttttttggtattataatctaaaatgtaaataattataatttatttcaaagtatttgatatcgaagaaacaatcatcctcctaatattgaatatttgataatattatgcttcctttaccgtaattttttattattttataaaaattaattaaaattaataattaagtagtaagaaaacgggtatgggtatgggtacgagattatacccactacccggtggggatgaggataagacaaaaatttgatacccgttggatttgggtataggaatgtggatgaattttttctacgaaGATGCGTATGGGATAATGAAACACGTTCCTGTcctgttgccatccctaatcctcctctaataatttttttcaaaataaatattacaatcatcaagagaaatttaaacataatacttttatatagaaatatatacatatatttgtttctATGACTCTAACTTTCTCATTATCAAGTACTTTTATTCTCTACTCCCAACCAACATGATATTAGCTAGAGTGGCAAAACGACTAACCCGTTTTAGCCCAACCCCGCTACTAGTCTGCCAAAAACTGGTCGAGTCGGCCTAACCCATATGGTGAAAGTGGGCTAAAAGTGACAACCGATCATGTCATTGGGCGGGTTGACGGGCTAACCTGCtagttttgaattttatttttgcagTTGTTGTAAGgaccaattttaattttctgccctaatgtttaagggctggccttaatctgttgggcctaaaggctggcccatagggtgcaaGGGCCCTAAAGCTGTTAGGATTTCCCTTTCAGCCTCACTTTGCAATCTGAACCTAAACACTGCCTCCCTTTTCCATttcagagctctgctagggttagtcGTCAACTCCTCCAAGTAAACTCCAATCAGACCTCCACTTCACGTAAGTCTGTTCTAACTTGTACCTTAGTTCCATATAGTTCCTTCTTCGTGGTTCCAACTAGGGTCAGTCGGGGTGAGCTCGTTTTTGATCTGgtttcactcttttccagctcGCTAATCCACTTTAGGAGCTGTTGCGTTCGTTGTTAGTACCCAAGGACCCAGCTGCTAGCttgttttccaggtaagggaagctattATTTGTTTGGTGCGAAGTCTGTTATTCTATGTTGTTTGCGATTGATTGAGTTTTGCCTGCTGTTATGGATGTGTGATATGGTGGGATTGTTGTTTGGGGTATGCCTATGTGTCTATTGCAGGTGAAAACAGTGGCGAGCACCGATAAACTCacccaagcgagctagtctcgcctaggcgagattaacaggggCTCACCTAAGTTATTTTCCACgaatggtcgcccaggcgacccacggtatttttgagcgagcgaacgtctcgcttaggctaagggagctcgcctgagcgagggtcctcctcgcctgggcgagacccttctgcctgagcgagaagtTGGACGAGAGGGTGATTGGCCTTGATGTTTTCCTTGATCTCCAATGTTGATAATATGTTTGAATGGGTATTAACTTTGAGATTATGAATTGAATGACCTTTATGAATGGGAtggtgtatgagttgtgatttgtgagttttaacatgatgtgagtatgataattgtatgagatgattcatggaattgaaatgatgagtttggtatgagttCGACATGAGACATGAAAGAATTGGTACCAATGTGGCATGGTAATAATATGAGACGAAGTTCCATATTCAAGGTTCGAGaataatgagttggtatggtTTTGCTGGGAATACAAAAGAGGTGAATTATGAG from Vigna unguiculata cultivar IT97K-499-35 chromosome 8, ASM411807v1, whole genome shotgun sequence encodes:
- the LOC114193155 gene encoding 14 kDa proline-rich protein DC2.15-like translates to MASNKLIATIMLLSLLAYTTSTHACGTCHPQSPPPPSGKCPKDTLKLGVCADILGLVNVVVGSPVSSKCCALLQGLADLEAALCLCTAIKANVLGINLNVPITLSVLLSACQKTVPSGFQCA